CGATAGCCATTCTTTTCGCCTTCACCGCAATTACTTCGTACCAGTTCAAGGGTGGGGGAGACATCCTGCACCTTACGTTTCCCAGCCTCGATCAAGTTGCCGTTCAGACGTTTCATTTCCAACCCGCAAATGCTCACGCCTTGGGGATGATCATCATCGCCACGTTTGTGATTGTGTTCACCGCGATGGCGGGAATGGCATCCGTCGCCTACATGGATGTCGTTATCGGTTCGTTGATTGTAGTGACCTCTTTTATTGCCGTTCCCATGTTGTTGCAGCGCGCGGGTGGCTGGCCGGGGCTGCACGCCGCGCTGCCTCCGGAATACTTCACCTGGTTTGGCCGCTTCGGGTATGTGAACGGCGTGAACCGGGGCACAGGCGCCGCGTTCATCAAGGCCTGGGACTTCTTCTTACCGACCTTTCTCTTAATGCTCGGCAATCAGAGCATGTACCAGAAGTTTTTCTCCGCAAAAAGCGAGAAAGATGCCCGCACCGCGGTAGTGGGATGGGTGATTGGCACGGTGATTCTGGAAACCCTGATCGTTGCCATCGCCGTCTTCGGCGCAGCTTTGTTCCTTCATAATCCGGAACTGTCAAGCCGCCCCCGCGAAACCATTCCCTTCACCGCACGCCACGGTTTGCCGCCGCTTATTGGGGCCTTGCTCCTGGGAGCAGTATTCGCCAAAGTGATTTCGACCGCGAACAATTATCTTTTCTCGCCCGCCACGAACCTCGTGAATGACGTGTACGCGCGCTTCATCAACAAGGACGCTTCCAACCATCGCATCCTGCTGGTCTCGCGCCTTATGGTCGTGCTGCTGGGCATTTTCGCGCTGCTGCAAGGCGCAGTATGGACCTCGATCCTCGCCATGGCGCTTTATGCCTATACCATCTATTCAGCCGCGATCACACCCGTGGTGATGGGCACTTTCTTTTCCAAACGGGTGACCGCACCTGCAGCAGTCGCTTGCATCGCACTCGGCACCACGGTAACGGTTTTCTGGAACGTAGAGCAAATCTTCTTGCAGCGCGGCAGCAGCACATTGGTTCCAGCAAGCTGGCTGGCACACGATGCCATCTTTCCTGCGGTAATCGTGTCCGTTATCGCACTCGTCGTGGTTAGCGCGTTGACGCCGCCTCCGCGAAGAGAACAATGGGCGCCGTTCTTTGCGGATTCGAACGAAACGGCCAAAGTCGTTGATAATGTCTCGCGGTAAGCCCCCTACCACTCCCATCAATTCGCGCAAACCCACGTACCTTGTTTAGAATAGAGGTTCGCATGAATCTTGCTGCCATTCAGTCGGCCCTGCGCGACCAGGGCCTGGATGCGTGGTTGTTCTACGACCACCACCATCGCGACCCCATCGCCTACCGAGTGTTGGGACTGCCCATGACGAGCAAGGTCACGCGGCGGTGGTTTTACCTGATTCCAGCGCAGGGCGAACCCGCTAAGCTGACTCATCGCATTGAGCCGCACCATCTGGAAACACTACCCGGCAAGGAGGAAAAGTACTCCGCCTGGCAGGAACTGAATGACAAATTAAAGGCGCTGCTCTCGCCCCATAAGAACATCGCCATGCAGTATTCACCCAACAACCTGGTCTTTCTGGTTTCGCTGGTGGACGCCGGCACCGTTGATCTGGTGCGCAGCTTCGGCAAGAACGTGGTCAGTTCAGGCGACCTGGTGGCCCGCTTCGAGGCAACATGGACGGAAGACCAGATTCGCAGTCACTTCGAAGCGCGCGATGCAATTGACCGTATAACCGCGGCGGCATTCAGGGAGATTGGCCAGCGGGCGCGTAATGGCGGCACACACGAATTTCAAATGCAACAGTGGCTTCTCGAGGCATTCGGGCGCGAGGGAATCGTCACCGAAGATCCGCCAAATGTTTCTGTAAACGCCAACAGCGGTGATCCGCACTATGAGCCGTCGTCCGATCGGTCTGCCAAAATCAAGCAAGGTGATTTCGTACTGCTGGATGTCTGGGGCAAGAAGAACCGGCCCGGCGCTGTCTATTACGACATCACTTGGACGGGATTTGTTGGCAAGGCGCCCAGCGATCGTCAACGACAGGTCTTCGAAATCGTTCGCGGCGCGCGCGACGCAGGAATCAAAACTGTCCAGGCTGCAGTCTCAGCCGGCCGCAAGATTGCCGGCTGGGAAGTGGATAAAGCGGCGCGCGATCACATTAACGCGTCCGGCTTCGGGCAGTACTTTATCCACCGCACGGGCCACTCCATCGGCACCGAAGTTCACGCCAACGGCGCGAATATGGATAACCTGGAAGTCCATGACGAACGCCAGATTCTGCCCAACAGTTGCTTTTCCATTGAGCCGGGGTTGTACTTCCCTGAGTTTGGAATCCGCAGCGAAATCAACATGCTGGTGCGCGAGCGCTTGGCTGAGGTCACGGGGAAAATTCAAAACGAGATCGTAATCATCTGATGGCGAATTCCAAAACAAAATCAGTAACCGCAGAACTGGATTCTTCCGTCGCAGAGCAGCCGCTAACCATAATGTCGGTGGTGGTCCCGGCGGTTGCGTGGCTGATTCCTGGTTCCGGTCATCTTCTGCTCAGGCGTTGGGGGCGCGGCGCGCTGCTCATGGCGTCAATAGTAATTATGTACGTGATCGGCCTCATGATGCAGGGCCACGTGTATCAACCCAATAGTGGCGATATTCTGGACATTTTGGGGTTCGTGGGCGACATCGGCGCGGGCGGACTGTACATCGTTACCCGGGCGCTCGACATCGGCCAGGGAATGATCCAGCATGCCACCGCCGATTACGGCACGAAATACATCATTGTGGCCGGCCTATTGAACTTCATCAGCGCGGTGGACGCTTATCACATCGCTATTGGAACGAAGAAATGAGTACCACTCTTCAACTCTCGCATTTCAGCGCGGCGCTTCTGTTCTCAGTGTTTGCGTCGGTAGTTTTCGGAATTACCCAACGTGAAGGCACACACGAGCAGGTGAAATACGGGCTCTACTGTTTTGCCCTATTCGTCGGTGGAGTGATTGCAGCGGGGTGGGCAATGTGGCTAATCCGCCACTGACAATCCTGCCGACCTATCCTTCCCACACAAACGCGTCGAACACCCGTATCACGCTGAAGCCGAGATGCAGGTACAACTCCACCGCCCGCCGGTTCGCTTCCGTCACTGTTAGTGAAAGCATTGTGAAGTTCCGCCGTCGGAGCGCGTCTCCGGTCACGGCCAGAAGCGCTTCACCCAGACCGCGTCCACGAAATTCCGGAACAACGCACACCTGGGTCACGTGACCCACGTCGTGCTTCACGCGAGAGCACAAGATCACGCCCAGCAAGCTGCGAGTCGGCTTGTGCACGGCCATAAAAGACGCTTCCGGATCGAAGATGCCACACCCAGGGAAACGCACGATGTTGTTCAGAAATCGTACCGAACCGCTCATCGTCCGGTACTGGTCGTTTATTTCCGAATCAATATGCCCACGATAGGAAGCGGTAATCACTGAGGCTGCTCCGTGATAGTCCTGTTCAGTCCACGGACGGATCTCGACCTCATCTAACGCAGCTCGCGGCCGGCCCTCGGCCGCATGCAACGGCAGCGACATGAATAAGCGCGGATACCGCCGAAATCCCTCATCGAGGAATGGCCGCGCTACAGAACCAGTCTCGTGTACGAGTAGCTGCGCTTCCACGCGATGGATCCCGGGAGAGCGTTGCAAGGTCTCGATCACGTGGGTCAAGAGCTTGAGTTCAACGCTATGAATGGCATCTTGCGGCCCATAACTGCTGCCCACGTACAGGTCGCCGATTACACCCTTGGCACCTTCGTACACGAAGAACGAATATCCAAAAATTCGCCCACGCTCGATGGCCGCATAGCCGGGAAGGATTTTGGCATCCACGTAGCGGAGAATCATCTCCGCCGAGCCGCGATAGTCCCAGGAAAGCAAGCGCGACCACACCTGCGCCTCGCCCTCAAGCAGGGGGCGCAGGTCCGAGGAGGAAAAGTGCCTGAGGTCGAGGATCTCTGGTGTGACGACCCGCTTTTCTTCCCAGTTACGACGGTCTGGGGATGCGCTCACGAGAATTTTGAGAATTCAGCTCTGGAGCCGTCGGCGTGGGACCTCGACTGGCCCGCGCTTGCAGTCTAGCTGCTCTAACTCACCGGAAGCAAACCTGAGGAACACAAGAGGGTAACAGAAGAGGTTTAGTGTTGGTGTTCTGACCCTGTGGCCGCAATCCAGAAATACTCCAGGTGCTGCGGGTCGAACGATCCCAATCGCACCATACGGCGGGACCCCAGCAGCCGCTCCAGCTCTGACTGGGAGCCGGCTCGCGTCACGACTAGATGCTGGCCGGCAGGAATCTGATTGCGATCATAGGACGCGATGGACTCGTTCCGGTAAAAAGCCAGTCCGTACTCGACTTGGCGTGGAACGCCCAGGGTGGCCACTGGCAATGGGGTGGACTCCATCTTTGTCAGTTCTTCTGCGACCGGGCGCTGCGATAACGTGGCATCGATGATGGGGCCACCACTTTTAATGGTCAAGGCGACAGCGATGATAATGGGAACCAAGGTGACGAATCTTAGAGCGCGCAAGCCTCGCTTCAGCAGCGTGATGCTAATAGCCGCGAATGCAACCGCCGCAAGTAACAGAGCTGTAAGCCATGCCTGTAGCGGAATCTGGCGATGCAGCAGGAGGTAGGCGATGAGCAGCGTTGGGGCGAGGATTCCAGCAGCTAATCCCGCGTGAACCGCCAACCAAGCGGGATGCAGGCCGTCGGAAACGCCTGTTATTTGTCGTCTTCGGTGCGCATACTCCGCCAACAGCAATGTGCCAGCAGGCACACCGGGCAGAATGTAGCCGGGCAACTTGGATTGTGAAAGGGAGAAGAAAATCACCGGTACCGCGGCCCAAATCAAGAAGAACACTCCCATGCTGTATTCAGCCGGGGTCGACGCAGATCGCGGAGCAAGCCAGCGGCGAACGATGTCAGCAAACGCCACTACTACCAGGGCGGTCCAGGGTATAAGGCCAACCAACATGACCGGAAAGAAATACCAAAACGGTTGTGTATGGTGATACAGATTGCTGCCAAAACGCGCGAGATTGTGTTCTAGAATAAAAATCCGGAAGAACTCCGGATTGCGCCGCTGCACGGCGATATACCAGGGCAGCGCGACTACAAGGAACAATAGGACTCCCGGCGGCCAAAGGGTTCGCCAAGCGGGCAAAGCCTCTCTCTGCATTAAGGCAAATAGTCCAATGATGAGAGCGGCGAGCACAATCGTCACAGGCCCCTTCGCCAAGGTCGCAAGCGCCAGAAAGAAATAAAAAATCAGCAATCCTCTACGGCTGCCACTTTCACGCCAATAGAACCAAGCGAGCATCGCAATCCCGAAGGGTGCGGCAAGTGGCATATCGGTGGATGCACCACGTGCAAAACCGATCATTCCTAAGGCCGAGGCGGTGATCAGGGCGGCATCAAGCTCACCACCGGGGCGAAACCGGCGGAAGAAAACGTACACCGCCGTTACCAATGCTGTGGCAGAGACGGCCGAAGGCAAGCGCGCAGCCCAATCGTGCACACCGAAGACCTTGTAGGCCAATATCGCCTCCCAGTAGTAGAGAACGGGCTTCTCCAACCAGGGGCGTCCATAAAGATACGGCGTGATCCAATCGCCGCGGGCGAGCATTTCACGCGCCACCTGCGCGTAGCGCGGCTCATCCGCGCCCACCAGCCCAAAGGCTCCGAGTCCAAAATAAAAGAGGAACGCGCAAAAGCCTGCAAGGGTTAGCCATTCCGTCCAGGGACGTGGGTGGTTATTCATGCAGGAATTGTTAGCGTCGAAACACTACTGAATAGACGGGCGCATCCTCAGCTGCGCCATGATTCTCTCGATGGCCACCGATAATGCCCCGTCAACCGAGCAACCGCTGGCACGCTCGTGACCGCCGCCGCCGAAGTGTGAAGCCACCGTGGCCACATTCACCTTGCCCTTGCTGCGAAGGCTCACGCGATGGCGGTGGTCAGCAAGCTCGCGGAAGAATATCGCAACCTCCACTCCCTCGATGGCGAGGGCATAATTTACCAACCCTTCGCAGTCTTCATCCATGGCGCCAAAGCGCTCCATGTGTTCACGTGTGACCCACATCCACGCGACATTGCCTTCGCGGTGAAGATTGGAGAGGGCTGATCCCAGAAGACGCATCTTGGAGGCGGGATGGGAGAAATAAACGTGTTGCGCGATGCGCGCCGGATCAGCGCCACAGAGCACCAACTCGCGCGCCAGGGCGAAGGTGCGTTCGGTTGTTCCAGAAAAACTAAACGAACCGGTATCCGTCAGCACGGCAGTGTAGAGACAAGTGGCAATTTCAGCGGAAATCGGCACTCCCGCTTGCCGAGCCAGGCGATAGACCATTTCGGCGGTCGCGCAGGCATGCGGATCGATCCAATTGACGTTGGCAAACGGCCGGCCTGTAGAGTGGTGATCAATATTGATGAGAAAGTGGCGATCGAGGCCGGCAATACGGGTGCGCTGCACACTGTCACATTCCAGGATGATGGCGGCCTCAAAACCGTTGCGGATCTCGCTGGCCTGGATAATGGAATCAGCGAACGGCAAAGGGCGGTATATAACGGGGACCGGATCGTGCATAACCACCTGGGCCTGTTTCCCCAACTGGCGCAGGATTTGCGAGCAGGCCAGCACGGAACCAACGGCGTCGCCGTCGGGCCGGGCATGCGAGGTCAGCAGGAAGCCGTCCCGCCTGCCTATTTCGTCCAGGACTTCCTTCAACATGGCCTCAAGCACAAAAACCGCCATATCGAATGCGTTTTTACACACCGCAAATCGGTCACCTGCTTTTTTTGTTGATTCGCTTCAGTAGTTGCTCAATTCTAGACCCATATTGTTGGGACCTGTCCAGCACAAAAAACAGCTCCGGAGGGTGGCGCAAACGCAGTCTGTCCGCCACTTCGTGGCGAATATAGCCACGCGCCGCCGCCAGCCCCTCAAAAGTCGTTTCCGTGTCGGACTCGTCTCCTTGTACTGAGATAAAGATGTGCGCCGAGCGGTTGTTGGGCGCAAGTTTGACTTCGCTGACGTGGGCCAAACCGACGCGCGGGTCGGCCAGCTCTCCCTCAAGAATGGTGTCGATC
This genomic stretch from Terriglobales bacterium harbors:
- a CDS encoding sodium:solute symporter family protein, translating into MLYAIVLSIIVVVLLTVSITRIHTVKTKADYLVAGRSLPAYVLVFTLLSSWIGAGSLFAGAENAFKNGFAALWQPAGGWAGLLIIYFVAPRARKFAQFTVPDLLETRYNATARVLGTIAILFAFTAITSYQFKGGGDILHLTFPSLDQVAVQTFHFQPANAHALGMIIIATFVIVFTAMAGMASVAYMDVVIGSLIVVTSFIAVPMLLQRAGGWPGLHAALPPEYFTWFGRFGYVNGVNRGTGAAFIKAWDFFLPTFLLMLGNQSMYQKFFSAKSEKDARTAVVGWVIGTVILETLIVAIAVFGAALFLHNPELSSRPRETIPFTARHGLPPLIGALLLGAVFAKVISTANNYLFSPATNLVNDVYARFINKDASNHRILLVSRLMVVLLGIFALLQGAVWTSILAMALYAYTIYSAAITPVVMGTFFSKRVTAPAAVACIALGTTVTVFWNVEQIFLQRGSSTLVPASWLAHDAIFPAVIVSVIALVVVSALTPPPRREQWAPFFADSNETAKVVDNVSR
- a CDS encoding Xaa-Pro peptidase family protein, yielding MNLAAIQSALRDQGLDAWLFYDHHHRDPIAYRVLGLPMTSKVTRRWFYLIPAQGEPAKLTHRIEPHHLETLPGKEEKYSAWQELNDKLKALLSPHKNIAMQYSPNNLVFLVSLVDAGTVDLVRSFGKNVVSSGDLVARFEATWTEDQIRSHFEARDAIDRITAAAFREIGQRARNGGTHEFQMQQWLLEAFGREGIVTEDPPNVSVNANSGDPHYEPSSDRSAKIKQGDFVLLDVWGKKNRPGAVYYDITWTGFVGKAPSDRQRQVFEIVRGARDAGIKTVQAAVSAGRKIAGWEVDKAARDHINASGFGQYFIHRTGHSIGTEVHANGANMDNLEVHDERQILPNSCFSIEPGLYFPEFGIRSEINMLVRERLAEVTGKIQNEIVII
- a CDS encoding DUF6677 family protein codes for the protein MANSKTKSVTAELDSSVAEQPLTIMSVVVPAVAWLIPGSGHLLLRRWGRGALLMASIVIMYVIGLMMQGHVYQPNSGDILDILGFVGDIGAGGLYIVTRALDIGQGMIQHATADYGTKYIIVAGLLNFISAVDAYHIAIGTKK
- a CDS encoding GNAT family N-acetyltransferase; the encoded protein is MSASPDRRNWEEKRVVTPEILDLRHFSSSDLRPLLEGEAQVWSRLLSWDYRGSAEMILRYVDAKILPGYAAIERGRIFGYSFFVYEGAKGVIGDLYVGSSYGPQDAIHSVELKLLTHVIETLQRSPGIHRVEAQLLVHETGSVARPFLDEGFRRYPRLFMSLPLHAAEGRPRAALDEVEIRPWTEQDYHGAASVITASYRGHIDSEINDQYRTMSGSVRFLNNIVRFPGCGIFDPEASFMAVHKPTRSLLGVILCSRVKHDVGHVTQVCVVPEFRGRGLGEALLAVTGDALRRRNFTMLSLTVTEANRRAVELYLHLGFSVIRVFDAFVWEG
- a CDS encoding glycosyltransferase family 39 protein translates to MNNHPRPWTEWLTLAGFCAFLFYFGLGAFGLVGADEPRYAQVAREMLARGDWITPYLYGRPWLEKPVLYYWEAILAYKVFGVHDWAARLPSAVSATALVTAVYVFFRRFRPGGELDAALITASALGMIGFARGASTDMPLAAPFGIAMLAWFYWRESGSRRGLLIFYFFLALATLAKGPVTIVLAALIIGLFALMQREALPAWRTLWPPGVLLFLVVALPWYIAVQRRNPEFFRIFILEHNLARFGSNLYHHTQPFWYFFPVMLVGLIPWTALVVVAFADIVRRWLAPRSASTPAEYSMGVFFLIWAAVPVIFFSLSQSKLPGYILPGVPAGTLLLAEYAHRRRQITGVSDGLHPAWLAVHAGLAAGILAPTLLIAYLLLHRQIPLQAWLTALLLAAVAFAAISITLLKRGLRALRFVTLVPIIIAVALTIKSGGPIIDATLSQRPVAEELTKMESTPLPVATLGVPRQVEYGLAFYRNESIASYDRNQIPAGQHLVVTRAGSQSELERLLGSRRMVRLGSFDPQHLEYFWIAATGSEHQH
- a CDS encoding bifunctional oligoribonuclease/PAP phosphatase NrnA, translated to MCKNAFDMAVFVLEAMLKEVLDEIGRRDGFLLTSHARPDGDAVGSVLACSQILRQLGKQAQVVMHDPVPVIYRPLPFADSIIQASEIRNGFEAAIILECDSVQRTRIAGLDRHFLINIDHHSTGRPFANVNWIDPHACATAEMVYRLARQAGVPISAEIATCLYTAVLTDTGSFSFSGTTERTFALARELVLCGADPARIAQHVYFSHPASKMRLLGSALSNLHREGNVAWMWVTREHMERFGAMDEDCEGLVNYALAIEGVEVAIFFRELADHRHRVSLRSKGKVNVATVASHFGGGGHERASGCSVDGALSVAIERIMAQLRMRPSIQ
- the rbfA gene encoding 30S ribosome-binding factor RbfA — encoded protein: MPEQRSQRYHRERLSEALREEIDTILEGELADPRVGLAHVSEVKLAPNNRSAHIFISVQGDESDTETTFEGLAAARGYIRHEVADRLRLRHPPELFFVLDRSQQYGSRIEQLLKRINKKSR